The following proteins are co-located in the Pseudomonas antarctica genome:
- the leuA gene encoding 2-isopropylmalate synthase: MSMLKDPSSKYRAFPTIDIPDRTWPSKTITEAPIWCSSDLRDGNQSLIEPMDAVKKLRFWKTLVAVGVKEIEASFPAASQTDFDFVRTLIEDNHIPEDTTIQVLTQGREDLIARTFESLRGAKKAIVHLYNATSPSFRRIVFNQDKDGIKAIAVNAAKLFVKYAAQQPETQWTFEYSPETFSATELEFAKEVCDAVIEVWNPTPEHKMILNLPATVECATPNIYADQIEWFGRHINRRDSVIISLHTHNDRGTGVAATELGLMAGADRVEGCLFGNGERTGNVDLVTVALNMYTQGLDPQLDFSDIDGVRKVVEECNQIQVHPRHPYVGDLVHTAFSGSHQDAIRKGFTQQKADALWEVPYLPIDPADIGRSYEAVIRVNSQSGKGGIAYLLEQEYDISLPRRMQIEFSQVVQAETDRVGLEMTAPQIYALLQREYLQANTPYALVSHRLQEENGNSTVEVEVSGKGQGETNLRWHGKGYGTLEALVAALPIKVEIMDYNEHAIGAGTNAKAAAYIELRVNGERPVHGVGIDENITTASFKAVFSALNRSLSQLEAKAA; this comes from the coding sequence ATGAGCATGCTCAAAGACCCGTCTTCGAAGTACCGTGCGTTCCCGACCATCGATATCCCGGACCGCACCTGGCCGTCGAAAACCATCACCGAAGCGCCGATCTGGTGCAGCTCCGACCTGCGTGATGGCAACCAGTCGCTGATCGAGCCGATGGACGCGGTGAAAAAGCTGCGCTTCTGGAAGACGCTGGTCGCCGTCGGCGTGAAGGAAATCGAGGCCTCGTTCCCAGCCGCTTCGCAAACCGACTTCGACTTCGTGCGCACCCTGATCGAAGACAACCACATCCCCGAGGACACCACCATCCAGGTGCTGACCCAGGGCCGTGAAGACTTGATCGCACGCACCTTCGAATCGCTGCGCGGCGCGAAAAAAGCCATTGTGCACCTGTACAACGCAACCTCGCCGTCGTTCCGCCGCATCGTGTTCAACCAGGACAAGGACGGCATCAAGGCCATCGCAGTCAACGCGGCCAAGCTGTTCGTCAAATACGCCGCGCAGCAGCCGGAAACCCAGTGGACCTTCGAATACTCCCCGGAAACCTTCAGCGCTACCGAGCTGGAGTTCGCCAAGGAAGTCTGTGACGCGGTGATCGAGGTATGGAACCCGACACCAGAGCACAAGATGATCCTCAACCTGCCGGCCACGGTTGAATGCGCCACGCCGAACATCTATGCCGACCAGATCGAGTGGTTCGGTCGCCATATCAACCGCCGTGACAGCGTGATCATCAGCCTGCACACCCACAACGACCGTGGCACCGGCGTGGCCGCCACCGAGCTGGGCCTGATGGCCGGCGCCGACCGTGTCGAAGGCTGCCTGTTCGGCAACGGCGAGCGTACCGGCAACGTCGACCTGGTCACCGTGGCCTTGAACATGTACACCCAAGGCCTTGACCCGCAACTGGACTTCTCCGACATCGACGGCGTGCGCAAAGTCGTCGAGGAGTGCAACCAGATCCAGGTGCACCCGCGCCACCCCTACGTTGGCGACCTGGTACACACCGCGTTCTCCGGCTCCCACCAGGACGCGATCCGCAAGGGCTTTACCCAGCAAAAAGCCGACGCGCTGTGGGAAGTACCGTACTTGCCGATCGACCCGGCCGATATCGGCCGCAGCTACGAGGCGGTGATTCGTGTGAACAGCCAGTCCGGCAAAGGCGGCATCGCCTACCTGCTGGAGCAGGAATACGACATCAGCTTGCCGCGCCGCATGCAGATCGAATTCAGCCAAGTGGTACAGGCTGAGACCGATCGCGTCGGCCTGGAAATGACCGCGCCACAGATCTACGCCTTGTTGCAGCGTGAATACCTGCAAGCCAATACGCCGTACGCGCTGGTCAGCCATCGCCTGCAGGAAGAGAACGGCAACAGCACGGTGGAAGTGGAAGTCTCGGGCAAAGGCCAGGGCGAAACCAACCTGCGCTGGCACGGCAAGGGCTACGGCACCCTCGAAGCGCTGGTTGCCGCGCTGCCGATCAAGGTCGAGATCATGGACTACAACGAACACGCCATCGGTGCCGGCACCAACGCCAAAGCCGCGGCTTACATCGAACTGCGCGTGAATGGCGAGCGTCCGGTGCACGGTGTGGGGATTGATGAAAACATCACCACGGCCAGCTTTAAAGCGGTGTTCAGTGCGCTGAACCGCTCGTTGAGCCAGCTGGAAGCAAAAGCGGCGTAA
- a CDS encoding peptidoglycan DD-metalloendopeptidase family protein, which produces MPRLLSLLMLLCLTFTAHADSYITRLLNKPVPGGVAVVDLGTSAAAPKATYQNRPVLVVKEKNNWLAIVGIPLTVKPGTQRISSGGQNLPFVVGFKKYPEQHITLKNKSQVNPDPAQLKRIEGELAVQLKAYRSFSPNTPSNLLLDKPVNGPLSSKFGVRRFFNGEERNPHSGLDFAVGAGTPIKTPAAGKVILTGNYFFNGNTVFVDHGQGFISMFCHMSKIDVKVGDTLARGAVVGKVGSTGRATGPHMHWNISLNDARVDPAIFIGAFQP; this is translated from the coding sequence ATGCCACGTTTATTGAGCTTGTTGATGCTGTTGTGCCTCACCTTCACCGCCCATGCCGACAGCTACATCACTCGGCTGCTGAACAAGCCGGTGCCCGGTGGCGTCGCGGTGGTTGACCTGGGTACTTCAGCGGCAGCGCCTAAAGCCACCTACCAGAACCGGCCAGTGTTAGTGGTCAAGGAAAAGAACAACTGGCTGGCGATTGTCGGGATACCGCTGACGGTCAAACCTGGCACTCAACGCATCAGCAGTGGCGGGCAAAACCTGCCGTTTGTAGTGGGGTTCAAAAAGTACCCCGAGCAGCACATCACCCTGAAGAACAAAAGCCAGGTGAACCCGGACCCGGCGCAACTCAAGCGCATCGAGGGCGAACTGGCCGTTCAGCTCAAGGCCTACCGCAGCTTCAGCCCGAACACGCCCAGCAACTTGCTGCTGGACAAGCCGGTCAACGGGCCGCTGTCGAGCAAGTTCGGCGTGCGTCGGTTCTTCAATGGCGAAGAACGCAATCCCCATTCTGGCCTGGACTTCGCCGTAGGTGCCGGCACGCCGATCAAGACCCCGGCGGCAGGCAAGGTGATCCTCACCGGTAATTACTTCTTTAACGGCAATACCGTGTTTGTCGACCATGGCCAAGGCTTTATCAGCATGTTCTGTCATATGTCGAAGATCGACGTAAAGGTCGGTGACACACTGGCGCGCGGCGCGGTGGTGGGCAAGGTCGGTTCAACAGGCCGTGCGACCGGGCCACACATGCACTGGAACATCAGCCTCAATGACGCACGGGTCGACCCGGCGATCTTTATCGGCGCTTTCCAGCCCTGA
- the guaB gene encoding IMP dehydrogenase encodes MLRISQEALTFDDILLVPGYSEVLPNEVSLKTRLTRGIELNIPLVSAAMDTVTEARLAIAMAQEGGIGIIHKNMTIEQQAAEVRKVKRYEAGVVKDPITIEADATVRDLFDLTRLHNISGVPVLHDGDLVGIVTSRDVRFENRLEVTVREVMTPKERLVTVKEGADKNDVRELLHKHRIERVLIVDDKFALKGMMTVNDIEKAKAYPLASKDDQGRLRVGAAVGTGKDTGDRVAALVAAGVDVVVVDTAHGHSKGVIDRVRWVKQNFPDVQVIGGNIATGAAAKALAEAGADAVKVGIGPGSICTTRIVAGVGVPQISAIANVAAALEGTGVPLIADGGIRFSGDLSKAIVAGASCVMMGSMFAGTEEAPGEIELFQGRSYKAYRGMGSLGAMSQAQGSSDRYFQDSSAGAEKLVPEGIEGRVPYKGTLSAIIHQLMGGLRSSMGYTGSADIEEMRTKPEFVRITGAGMAESHVHDVQITKEAPNYRVG; translated from the coding sequence ATGCTGCGTATCAGCCAAGAAGCTCTGACATTCGACGACATTCTCCTAGTGCCCGGTTATTCCGAGGTGCTTCCTAACGAAGTCAGTCTCAAGACCCGCCTAACCCGTGGCATCGAGCTGAATATTCCCCTGGTTTCTGCTGCCATGGACACCGTCACCGAAGCCCGTTTGGCAATCGCCATGGCTCAGGAAGGCGGCATCGGCATCATCCACAAGAACATGACCATCGAGCAGCAAGCTGCCGAAGTGCGCAAGGTCAAGCGTTACGAAGCCGGTGTGGTGAAAGATCCCATCACCATCGAAGCCGACGCCACCGTGCGTGACCTGTTCGACCTGACCCGCCTGCACAACATCTCCGGCGTTCCGGTGCTGCACGATGGCGACCTGGTCGGCATCGTCACTTCCCGTGACGTGCGTTTCGAGAACCGTCTTGAAGTCACCGTCCGCGAAGTGATGACGCCTAAAGAGCGCCTCGTCACTGTCAAGGAAGGCGCCGACAAGAACGATGTGCGCGAACTGCTGCACAAGCACCGCATCGAGCGCGTGCTGATCGTCGATGACAAATTCGCCCTCAAAGGCATGATGACCGTCAACGACATCGAAAAAGCCAAGGCTTACCCGCTCGCCAGCAAGGATGACCAAGGTCGTCTGCGTGTTGGCGCGGCAGTCGGCACCGGTAAAGACACCGGTGACCGTGTTGCGGCCCTGGTCGCTGCCGGTGTTGACGTGGTGGTGGTCGACACTGCCCACGGTCACTCCAAAGGCGTGATCGACCGCGTTCGCTGGGTCAAACAGAATTTCCCTGACGTGCAGGTGATCGGCGGCAACATCGCCACCGGCGCAGCCGCCAAGGCCCTGGCCGAAGCCGGCGCCGATGCGGTCAAGGTTGGTATCGGCCCTGGCTCGATCTGCACCACGCGTATCGTCGCCGGTGTGGGCGTGCCGCAAATCAGCGCCATCGCCAACGTTGCCGCTGCCCTTGAAGGCACTGGCGTTCCGTTGATCGCCGACGGCGGCATCCGTTTCTCCGGTGACCTGTCCAAGGCCATCGTTGCCGGTGCTTCCTGCGTGATGATGGGCTCGATGTTCGCCGGTACTGAAGAAGCGCCGGGCGAGATCGAACTGTTCCAGGGCCGTTCGTACAAGGCTTACCGTGGCATGGGTTCGCTGGGCGCCATGTCCCAGGCACAAGGCTCCTCCGACCGCTACTTCCAGGACTCCTCGGCAGGCGCCGAGAAGCTCGTTCCGGAAGGCATCGAAGGCCGTGTTCCTTACAAGGGCACCCTGAGCGCGATCATCCATCAACTGATGGGCGGCCTGCGTTCCTCGATGGGCTACACCGGCAGCGCCGACATCGAAGAAATGCGCACCAAGCCAGAGTTCGTACGGATCACCGGCGCCGGCATGGCTGAATCCCATGTCCACGACGTGCAGATCACCAAGGAAGCGCCAAACTATCGGGTCGGCTGA
- the guaA gene encoding glutamine-hydrolyzing GMP synthase, protein MALDIHAHRILILDFGSQYTQLIARRVREIGVYCELHPFDMDDEAIREFAPKGVILAGGPESVHEANSPRCPQAVFDLGVPVFGICYGMQTMAEQLGGKVEGSELREFGYARVDVVGKSRLLDGIEDHIDADGLFGLDVWMSHGDKVTKMPQDFHILASTPSCPIAGMFNDERGYYGVQFHPEVTHTKQGGRILSRFILDICECEALWTPSKIAEDAIANVRAQVGTDNVLLGLSGGVDSSVVAALLHKAIGDQLTCVFVDNGLLRLHEGEQVMAMFAENMGVKVIRANAEDQFLNNLAGESDPEKKRKIIGRTFIDVFDAQAKHLDNIKYLAQGTIYPDVIESAGAKSGKAHVIKSHHNVGGLPEEMNLKLVEPLRELFKDEVRRLGLELGLPYDMVYRHPFPGPGLGVRILGEVKKEYADLLRRADHIFIEELRKADWYHKVSQAFVVFQPVKSVGVVGDGRRYAWVVALRAVETIDFMTARWAHLPYELLETVSGRIINEIEGISRVTYDVSSKPPATIEWE, encoded by the coding sequence ATGGCCCTCGACATTCACGCCCACCGCATCCTGATCCTCGACTTCGGTTCCCAGTACACCCAGCTGATCGCCCGCCGCGTGCGTGAAATCGGCGTGTACTGCGAACTGCACCCGTTCGACATGGACGACGAAGCGATCCGCGAATTCGCACCTAAAGGCGTCATCCTCGCCGGTGGCCCCGAGTCCGTGCACGAAGCCAACAGCCCGCGCTGCCCGCAAGCCGTATTTGACCTGGGCGTGCCCGTCTTCGGTATCTGCTACGGCATGCAGACCATGGCCGAGCAACTGGGTGGCAAGGTTGAAGGTTCCGAGCTGCGTGAATTCGGTTATGCCCGTGTCGACGTGGTCGGCAAAAGCCGCCTGCTGGACGGCATCGAAGACCACATCGACGCCGACGGCCTGTTCGGCCTCGACGTATGGATGAGCCACGGTGACAAGGTCACCAAGATGCCGCAAGACTTCCACATCCTGGCCAGCACCCCGAGCTGCCCGATCGCCGGCATGTTCAACGACGAGCGCGGCTACTACGGTGTGCAGTTCCACCCGGAAGTGACCCACACCAAGCAAGGCGGCCGCATCCTGTCGCGCTTCATCCTCGACATCTGCGAGTGTGAAGCCCTGTGGACCCCGTCGAAAATCGCCGAAGACGCGATCGCCAACGTGCGTGCCCAGGTCGGCACCGACAACGTGCTGCTCGGCCTGTCCGGCGGCGTTGACTCCTCCGTGGTTGCCGCGCTGCTGCACAAAGCCATCGGCGATCAGCTGACTTGCGTCTTCGTCGACAACGGCCTGCTGCGCCTGCACGAAGGCGAGCAAGTGATGGCCATGTTCGCCGAGAACATGGGCGTCAAAGTGATCCGCGCCAACGCTGAAGATCAGTTCTTGAATAACCTGGCCGGCGAGTCCGACCCGGAGAAGAAGCGCAAGATCATCGGCCGCACCTTCATCGACGTCTTCGATGCCCAGGCCAAACACCTGGACAACATCAAGTACCTCGCCCAAGGCACCATCTACCCTGACGTGATCGAGTCGGCCGGCGCCAAGAGCGGCAAGGCCCACGTGATCAAGTCCCACCACAACGTGGGCGGCCTGCCTGAGGAAATGAACCTCAAGCTGGTAGAACCGCTGCGCGAACTGTTCAAGGACGAAGTCCGCCGTCTGGGCCTGGAACTCGGCCTGCCGTACGACATGGTCTACCGTCACCCATTCCCAGGCCCGGGCCTGGGCGTGCGCATCCTGGGTGAAGTGAAGAAGGAATACGCCGACCTGCTGCGTCGCGCCGACCACATCTTCATCGAAGAGCTGCGCAAAGCCGACTGGTACCACAAAGTCAGCCAGGCATTCGTGGTGTTCCAGCCGGTGAAATCGGTTGGTGTTGTAGGCGATGGCCGTCGTTACGCCTGGGTTGTGGCCCTGCGTGCCGTAGAAACCATCGACTTCATGACCGCACGTTGGGCGCACCTGCCGTACGAACTGCTGGAAACTGTCAGCGGCCGTATCATCAATGAGATCGAAGGTATTTCGCGCGTGACGTATGACGTGTCGAGCAAGCCGCCGGCGACGATTGAGTGGGAATGA
- a CDS encoding LysR family transcriptional regulator yields the protein MISTRQLRYFVEIADSGSFSAAAERLFVAQSALSRQIKELEKQLQTPLFERTARQPRLTAAGEAFYPRARNLLSELLKASEMATQVGNGQLGTLRLSHSSTVPMSGPLLHGISTWLARCPGVSMDIVKLSSEAQLEEIADGRLDVGLLRLPVLRQREGVRVVPLYSEQLLLAVPPDHPLARSDIPVELAQLREEAFISIPHPQRGGLSYLSAELCIRAGFFPKAARVMSRKTTQLQLIQAGFGIALLPKSMQDIAPANVHFLPLADPDSLSTVALACHQAPSALVEQFCQTLHECL from the coding sequence GTGATCTCTACTCGCCAACTGCGCTACTTCGTCGAAATCGCCGACAGCGGCAGCTTCAGCGCCGCGGCCGAACGTTTGTTTGTGGCGCAGTCAGCCTTGAGTCGACAGATCAAGGAGCTGGAAAAACAGCTGCAAACTCCCTTGTTCGAACGCACCGCGCGCCAACCCCGGCTCACGGCGGCCGGTGAAGCCTTCTACCCTCGGGCGCGCAACCTGCTGAGCGAGTTGCTCAAAGCCAGCGAAATGGCCACGCAGGTGGGCAATGGCCAGCTTGGCACGCTGCGCCTGAGCCATTCGAGCACCGTGCCGATGAGCGGGCCGTTGCTGCACGGCATCAGCACCTGGCTGGCGCGCTGCCCGGGCGTGTCGATGGACATCGTCAAACTGTCCTCTGAAGCGCAACTGGAGGAAATTGCCGACGGCCGCCTGGACGTTGGGCTGTTGCGCTTGCCGGTGTTGCGCCAGCGCGAAGGTGTGCGTGTGGTGCCTTTATACAGCGAGCAGCTGTTGCTGGCGGTGCCGCCGGATCACCCCTTGGCGCGCAGCGACATACCGGTGGAATTGGCGCAGCTCAGGGAAGAAGCGTTTATCTCTATCCCTCACCCGCAACGCGGTGGCCTGAGTTACCTGTCAGCCGAGCTCTGTATACGTGCCGGTTTTTTCCCCAAGGCGGCGCGAGTGATGTCGCGCAAGACGACCCAGCTGCAATTGATCCAGGCCGGCTTCGGTATTGCCTTGTTACCAAAATCCATGCAGGACATCGCCCCTGCCAATGTGCACTTTTTACCCCTGGCCGACCCGGACAGCCTCAGCACCGTCGCCCTCGCCTGCCACCAGGCGCCGAGCGCGCTGGTCGAGCAATTCTGCCAAACCTTGCACGAATGCCTATAA
- a CDS encoding S-type pyocin domain-containing protein, translating to MSDFDKYLGPGSVQTGPGSYELPNIKVGAVNYEPQVFGGGGGDDSDFAHSRVGQLINVATRTYILNTYPPVIAQNVRDQEANFAKKLQSMPTSITESIYSIAQSENSSESVAAQIEKHNRSVDTLIAQKAQAYAAQKAIGDKYYYGDFFRFPTSRFITNAISMGRTNYPPDRNYKEWYASLEAAYSAKYIGREIEYLGALKQKLQEQATQARANAEVEAQRAAAEVEAKRIANEAAATEAAIVAAQVEAQRVAAEAAEQARLAAEAEAEAKRVVDEAARVAAETAAAAAAEQARLAAEAEAQRVAAEAAEQVRLAEEAEAKRITNEAAAAEAARVAVEAAALKAAHTFRLPAAGATQLSTAAGSIAITTGSGITLDAAIQAAKVALGTVVSAATAVGIGALTYSESLGNGELPATMLDLPAKDLAPNLPDNLHDIAAAGGTVDVPYRVYGDQSKYSVVATQTTGGVTSSVPVRALVLDPVANAYTFTTNDTPPITLTFPIAVPGESSTATPAKPLETPVYTGITLTPIEVKLEPFPIASQLSIRDGIYVYPADSGLPPIYAVFSSPYEGATTKGEHSGRLYNPDKAGGPTQDLDWTTASVTLEGIDLVKLHTGRFAPSDANKIMIDRLEKILSGHVPIADVDKRFYTHEIRELERYRALGVADGIAPDDRGVTWNNAHAATLEDYKLKDGEGLFYTPEAIEADRVQSEREAK from the coding sequence ATGTCTGATTTTGATAAATACTTAGGTCCAGGGTCTGTACAGACAGGACCCGGATCGTACGAGTTGCCGAATATTAAAGTTGGGGCCGTCAATTATGAGCCTCAGGTGTTTGGAGGTGGGGGAGGAGATGACAGTGATTTTGCTCATAGTCGCGTAGGGCAGCTGATTAACGTTGCGACACGTACTTACATACTTAATACATATCCACCTGTGATCGCTCAAAATGTTAGGGACCAAGAAGCGAATTTTGCAAAAAAGCTTCAATCTATGCCCACGTCTATTACAGAAAGTATTTACTCAATAGCGCAGAGTGAAAACAGCTCCGAGAGCGTTGCTGCGCAGATTGAAAAGCATAATCGCTCAGTTGATACACTTATCGCTCAAAAAGCACAGGCGTACGCTGCTCAAAAAGCGATTGGCGATAAGTACTACTACGGTGATTTCTTTCGCTTCCCCACGAGTCGATTTATCACTAATGCTATTAGCATGGGGAGGACGAATTACCCTCCGGATCGGAACTATAAAGAATGGTACGCCTCACTTGAGGCTGCGTATTCTGCAAAATATATCGGCCGTGAAATCGAATATTTAGGTGCCCTGAAGCAGAAACTGCAAGAACAGGCGACTCAAGCACGTGCAAACGCCGAAGTCGAAGCGCAGCGAGCGGCAGCAGAGGTTGAAGCTAAGCGTATTGCCAATGAAGCGGCTGCAACTGAGGCAGCAATAGTCGCTGCGCAGGTAGAGGCTCAACGTGTAGCTGCAGAAGCTGCTGAGCAAGCGCGACTTGCAGCGGAAGCTGAAGCTGAAGCTAAGCGTGTGGTAGATGAGGCCGCTCGTGTGGCAGCCGAAACCGCAGCGGCGGCCGCAGCTGAACAGGCTCGTCTTGCGGCAGAAGCTGAAGCGCAACGCGTGGCTGCCGAAGCCGCTGAGCAAGTACGTCTTGCAGAGGAGGCTGAAGCTAAGCGTATTACCAATGAGGCTGCAGCCGCCGAGGCCGCCAGGGTCGCCGTTGAAGCTGCAGCACTTAAAGCCGCTCACACTTTCAGGCTTCCTGCAGCTGGAGCAACGCAGCTCAGCACAGCGGCAGGTTCTATTGCTATTACGACAGGTTCAGGCATTACACTGGATGCAGCGATTCAAGCGGCTAAGGTAGCGCTGGGTACAGTTGTAAGTGCGGCCACGGCAGTCGGTATTGGGGCGTTGACGTATTCAGAGTCCCTTGGCAACGGGGAACTGCCCGCGACAATGTTGGACCTGCCAGCTAAGGACTTGGCGCCTAATCTACCTGACAACCTGCACGATATAGCAGCAGCGGGTGGCACGGTTGATGTGCCCTATCGGGTTTATGGCGATCAGTCAAAATATTCGGTTGTGGCCACGCAAACTACAGGGGGGGTAACGTCCTCCGTACCGGTAAGGGCATTGGTACTTGATCCTGTAGCCAACGCCTATACGTTCACCACAAACGACACACCGCCGATCACCCTGACATTCCCGATCGCAGTACCAGGTGAAAGCTCAACAGCGACTCCCGCAAAACCCTTGGAAACTCCGGTATACACCGGGATCACGCTGACCCCAATTGAGGTCAAACTTGAGCCGTTTCCGATTGCCAGCCAGTTGAGCATCCGAGACGGTATTTACGTTTATCCCGCAGATTCGGGTTTGCCGCCGATCTATGCGGTATTTAGTAGCCCTTACGAAGGGGCAACCACCAAAGGTGAGCACAGCGGGCGGCTGTACAATCCAGACAAGGCGGGTGGGCCCACTCAAGACCTCGACTGGACTACGGCGTCGGTGACCCTGGAAGGTATTGATCTAGTTAAGTTGCATACGGGACGATTTGCCCCCTCCGATGCTAATAAAATCATGATTGACCGTCTAGAAAAGATCTTGAGTGGTCATGTCCCTATTGCTGATGTTGACAAACGCTTTTATACCCATGAAATTCGAGAGTTGGAGCGATATAGGGCATTGGGGGTTGCAGATGGAATAGCACCTGATGACAGAGGGGTTACTTGGAATAATGCCCATGCGGCAACCTTGGAAGATTATAAGCTCAAAGATGGTGAAGGTCTGTTTTACACTCCAGAAGCAATAGAAGCTGACAGGGTACAGAGCGAGAGGGAAGCAAAGTGA
- a CDS encoding sulfite exporter TauE/SafE family protein produces MSPVELMSQWSFGSVDWLVIGLGIVVAYIVFGIAGFGTALVAGPILIVFMPLSKIIPLLVLLDFVAAFGNLLQSRRDVNTPELLRLLPCMAMGCILGVIFLLNLHSDLLLLLMGLFISAYAIYSLAVKKRPTQLAAGWSFPMGTVGGLFGALFGSGGFLYAIYLNSRLPKDAARATQSALISCSTVVRLSLFLIAGVYADVPLLMLALCLLPAMALGLWFGRRLTMRMSREAFVKLVTWLVLASGLALIGRYLST; encoded by the coding sequence ATGAGCCCGGTTGAGCTGATGAGTCAGTGGTCGTTTGGCAGCGTTGATTGGCTGGTGATCGGCCTCGGTATTGTCGTGGCCTACATCGTGTTTGGTATCGCCGGGTTTGGCACGGCGCTGGTCGCGGGGCCGATCCTGATTGTGTTTATGCCATTGTCGAAGATCATCCCGCTGCTGGTGCTGCTGGATTTTGTCGCCGCCTTTGGCAACCTGCTGCAATCGCGGCGGGACGTGAACACGCCCGAGCTGTTGCGATTGCTGCCGTGCATGGCGATGGGTTGCATACTCGGCGTGATCTTCTTGCTCAACCTGCATTCAGACCTGTTGCTGCTATTGATGGGGCTGTTTATCAGCGCCTACGCGATCTACAGCCTGGCGGTAAAAAAACGGCCGACACAGCTGGCGGCGGGCTGGTCGTTTCCCATGGGCACCGTCGGCGGGCTGTTTGGTGCGTTGTTTGGCAGTGGCGGCTTTTTATATGCGATCTACCTGAACAGCCGTTTACCCAAGGACGCGGCGCGCGCCACGCAAAGTGCGCTGATCAGTTGCAGCACGGTGGTGCGCCTGAGCCTGTTTCTGATTGCCGGGGTGTATGCTGACGTGCCGCTGTTGATGTTGGCGTTGTGCCTGTTGCCAGCGATGGCCCTGGGGCTGTGGTTCGGGCGCCGGTTGACGATGCGTATGTCCCGTGAAGCCTTTGTAAAGCTGGTGACGTGGTTGGTGTTGGCCAGCGGGCTTGCGTTGATCGGGCGGTACTTGAGCACTTGA
- the xseA gene encoding exodeoxyribonuclease VII large subunit: protein MIKDPFARLGLDREVLTVSQLNGRARVLLEDVFTNIWVEGEISNLARPASGHVYFTLKDSGAQVRCALFRNNAARVRQALKDGLAVKVRGKVSLFEGRGDYQLILDTVEPAGDGALRLAFDALKEKLSAEGLFSAERKVPLPAHPRRIGIISSPTGAVIRDIISVFGRRAPNVELTLIPTAVQGREAVSQIVRALKLADARGFDALILARGGGSLEDLWCFNEEAVARAVDACVTPIVSAVGHETDVSICDFVADVRAPTPSAAAELLAPDASHWVRQVENLHRRLVMLMRNRLSHDRLRLEGMARRLRHPGERLRQQAQRLDDLDMRMRRAFERSLNTRRERLIRLETRLAGQHPGRQLALLRQRLDSLAERLPRAMREGLKARRLQLQSQVQTLQVVSPLATLGRGYSILLDERGQAIRNAAQTHTGQRLTARLGEGQLQVRVEDNHLTPVTLSLLD from the coding sequence ATGATTAAAGATCCTTTTGCCCGTCTGGGCCTGGACCGCGAAGTCCTGACTGTCAGCCAGCTCAACGGCCGCGCGCGGGTGTTGCTGGAGGACGTGTTCACCAATATCTGGGTCGAAGGCGAGATCTCCAACCTCGCCCGCCCGGCCTCTGGCCACGTGTATTTCACCCTCAAGGACAGCGGCGCCCAAGTGCGTTGCGCGTTGTTTCGCAACAATGCCGCCAGGGTGCGCCAGGCATTGAAGGACGGCCTGGCCGTTAAAGTGCGTGGCAAGGTCTCGCTGTTTGAGGGCCGTGGCGACTACCAGTTGATCCTCGACACCGTAGAGCCTGCCGGTGATGGCGCGCTGCGCCTGGCCTTCGATGCATTAAAGGAAAAGCTCAGCGCCGAAGGCTTGTTCAGTGCCGAACGCAAGGTGCCGTTGCCGGCGCACCCTCGGCGCATCGGCATTATCAGTTCGCCGACCGGCGCGGTGATCCGCGACATCATCAGCGTGTTCGGCCGCAGGGCGCCGAACGTTGAACTGACACTGATCCCTACGGCGGTACAAGGCCGCGAAGCCGTGTCGCAGATTGTGCGCGCCCTGAAGCTGGCCGATGCGCGAGGGTTTGATGCGCTGATCCTGGCCCGTGGCGGTGGTTCGCTGGAAGACCTGTGGTGCTTCAACGAAGAAGCCGTGGCGCGCGCGGTGGATGCCTGCGTAACGCCGATCGTCAGCGCCGTCGGCCATGAGACCGATGTATCGATCTGCGACTTCGTCGCCGACGTGCGCGCGCCTACACCCTCCGCTGCCGCCGAGTTGCTCGCACCCGACGCCAGCCATTGGGTGCGCCAAGTCGAAAACCTGCACCGCCGGCTGGTGATGCTGATGCGCAACCGGCTGTCCCACGACCGCCTGCGCCTGGAAGGCATGGCTCGCCGCCTGCGCCACCCGGGCGAACGCCTGCGCCAGCAGGCCCAGCGCCTGGATGACCTGGACATGCGGATGCGCCGTGCTTTCGAGCGCAGCCTCAATACCCGTCGCGAACGCTTGATCCGCCTGGAAACCCGCCTCGCCGGCCAGCACCCCGGCCGTCAGTTGGCCCTGCTGCGCCAACGCCTGGACAGCCTCGCCGAACGCTTGCCTCGCGCCATGCGCGAAGGTCTCAAGGCACGCCGCCTGCAGCTGCAAAGCCAGGTGCAGACGCTGCAAGTGGTCAGCCCGCTGGCGACTCTCGGCCGTGGTTACAGCATCTTGCTGGACGAGCGTGGCCAGGCGATCCGCAACGCCGCGCAAACCCACACCGGCCAGCGCCTGACCGCACGCCTCGGTGAAGGCCAACTGCAGGTGCGGGTGGAAGATAACCACCTGACGCCCGTCACCCTTTCGTTACTGGATTGA